Below is a genomic region from Thunnus albacares chromosome 4, fThuAlb1.1, whole genome shotgun sequence.
TGGTGTGTTCCTCCCTCCCTCAGAGCCCGTTTGCCTGCCACACCATGAACAGCATACTGGAGTTTTACCTGAGCACGGTTCTGCCGACAGCCATGGCCGAAGTGACGGAGGACACCAATGACCTAAAGCCCCACATGGAGTTTCTGTGGGGGGCTTCTGCATCAGAAGTCAAGAAGCTGCCAGAGGACTTTTCCCAGGTCAGAGACTACTATCTAAGTAGAGGAGAACAGagtaacatgagccactttttacattttgatgattttactgtgtattgtgtatttgtttcaagTAATAGTTAATAcatatacctcaggttgttgtgtacccaaggaaatgaaaacaagttatctgattattatgattttagaacaatgacctattaaaaaaagttagtcctatggcacaacttACCCCAAGGTAGAGGTAAATTGAGCGCTCTAGGGGTAATTAATGCTACCACTAAATACTGATGATACAAAATCAAACACTTTTGagataattaataattttaactttattaatgccatcaatttaacaaaggcaaaaactcatacttttaagtaaaatgatatgtttgtgtcctgttgttcGACATGTTACCTAAACATTTCCAATAAAGTTTAAACTGCGATCTTTGTGTCTTAGCTacagagagaatgtgtgtgcaaatgtgcttgtgtgtataaAGACAAGTGCAGCTGCGACCATCGAAAGTAAAAACTTTACCATTGCCCGCTGAGAGGATAATGTAAGGAGATCTGTCCGACGCGCTGTGTCCAAACAAAAAGCATGGGTCTGTAACTGCATTTAAGGGTGTTTATTTGACccgatgataaaaaaaaaacactttgacgACCCAGATGCTCTGCCAAGATGTAACAAAAGGACAGCTATATAGAGATAGCGGACAACAGAAATATCGGCCTCTACTCGCCCACTCTGttacaaacaaaactgaatgaaaagcAGGTGCAGAAGATGACCTCAATTAGTATTGCACCTCCCCGATGACACACAGACAAGATGGACTGAataatgtgaactatactttcttaatttgtggtcacatgattacttttgtttatggttacctagattAAGTGGGTGgttcattttacccactggctctatttaccccgttctcccctactATTCCCATGTAGCACAAACCTGTTGACCTGCAGCATCCATTAGTAATGAATTTCTGAACTGTTACGACCCAAACAGCAGTCTTCTCTATTAGGGATGGAAAATGATGATATTGGGGTTTGAAAGCCATTGAACTGACTCTCTGAAAACAGTAGGACTTGACAGGAGAAATACCTGTCTTAATTCAAGATTCAACATGGCATACTTGCACTGAACACTCCAGCTGTGAgaacttaaaaaataattcacaaTCATATTCAAGCTATTTTTTCCCTGTGGTGAAATATTAAATTGGACAAGTGTACTATTAGCACTATGAGCAACTAAAAGCCACATGTCTACTCTTTAATGTTGCTCATAAAGCAAtcagtttctgttttcatacgttgtcaaactgtcaaaacatgCCCTCTCTTGACATGACTTAATGGCTGATTGTGACAGAAAGGGGAAGAGTTCAGTGATGGCTCACAGGACAGATTGTAATATTGCATCAATTGTTGCTCAACTGTAGCATGTCCACCTAGAAAATATACTTAGACACAGTgtacacatgtgtgtgtcagtattcTGACACAATTTTAATAAATAGAGTGGTGTGTTTGCCCACTGTCTATGACACCCTTTAAGTTTCTTACTAGTTCTTTTGTGATAATTTACATTACAGACAAAAGTAGACAGTGAGATAGGAGTGAAACTTCATTGACGAAGGATGTTCAGGTGAGCTATTGTGTTGTTTAAACCATGTAGTGATTATGATCTTTGCTGTCCTcagttaatgttttaaaacagtatagtatataaacagtatatgaGTGTGAGAGTTGCTGTAATTTGACATTTGGGTGTATCTATCAGGAGGGGCTGTTTCATGCGTCTCCTGGGTGTGCTTTTATTAAAAAGTGCATAGGTATTACATTGCATAAATAATGTAATCTGCTCTGCTCAGCACTGCCACTatgaggagaaaacacagaacaatTGACTCCCTgcaatactgtatattgttcTCACAGTATACTGCAGAGGGTGCTAAGGAGTAAGCCCagagagaaatgtattttggtttCAGCAGTCATGGACTATGTTTGATGCCTGATCTTCTGGTATTCTATGTCggaaatatttcaatattttagtTACGTCATGTCACCAACAGACATTTTAAGATTGTAATGACTGCTCTGGATGATTAAATAAGTAAATGGAAATTTTAAGGTGCGTAACTACAGACTCAAAAGATGTAACtccccacacaaacacatgaactcAAACTTCCATTAACtaaacacacctacacagtAAGATTAAGCTATTAGAAGACTGTATCCGTCATGCCCATTACTGAGCCCATTTTtacactgtctctctgtcttttctccatttctctctcctttACTCTGAGCAGTTTACAAATAAACCAGGTGACACAGAATGTCATGGGAGAACTGGACAGGCTAGAGAGGCTGGAGGGACTGCCTGAAGTCTATTAATCCCCAAGCTCCGATCTAATGCTTATCTGATATTACTTGTACCACTACCATTCCACACTAtccactactttggtccagattgaagTATCTCAACAATTACTGAAtgggttgccatgaaattttgcacagGCATGGTCCCCAtgggatgaatcctactgactttggtgatcccttaacttttcatatAGCACCATCATCAGATCAAACTTAAACGGTTTATTTGTCAAATACtcacaaaactaatgacattcccatcagcctcagttgtactttgaaTATACTGCTAATTAGccaatgttagcatgctaacatgctaaactaagatggtgaacatggtaaacatacccactaaacatcagcatgttagcattgtcattgtgagcatgttgcaATACTAGCTTCAGCATTCATCACAAAGCACCACTCGGcctaacattttattttttactgtttaattatttaatattaatatgtattagttaacacaacataaatgtttacatgttttttgggttgtttAGCAACCAGTTCCAgcaataaaaatattctttataCCTTTAAGTGGCTAATGTGTTTCAATCCATTACAGACTGAGTTTGGAACACATTTTATAAGTAAATATAATTAAAGAGGTCTGGAAGTTGTCAGAAGCAGACTGTAATCTGGAGAAGGATTGGTTTACTGAACAAAGGGCTGATGGCATGCGGTATGATAATGGTATTGTCAGCATAAAACCGGACATTGCAATGcatttggaaaataaatattatttatgtccAGAGTAAATAGCAGGGGGCCTAAAATTGATCCTTGTGGGACACTTTTATCAACCAATTTGGGTCTTGATTAGAAACCATCAGCAGTAACAGTCAATGGAAAGATGATTTTCATCAGGCATAAATAGACTCATTAAAACTAATCgacagcaacaaaaatactATAATTCTTATTAGCAGCAACATGAATGTTTTCTATCTAGCTTCACATCTTAGTGTAGGCAGACAGAGAACCAAATTAATATGTGAAAAGTCAATGAAACAGtgattcatcatttaaattGCATTGAGaaactgtgttattttttactttcactAATTCAGCATTCAGCTGTTTAAACACGATGGGAAAATATGAGCTGTCACAATGAGCGGTGCTTACATAAGTGCGGTTAACACCATCACAGGCACATATGCGGATAGATAATGTACGCATGTGCTTACGTACTTGcacccaaacacacataaaaacagtgTGGAGAATGAATTGTCATACGTTTGGGAGCATCGCACTGGAGTGTATCAATCACTGATGGAACCGGAAGGCTTAATCTGGGTCTAATTTAATCCTACTTTGCTGATAATGTACAGGTCAAACTGAAGGTTGATGACAGATGGAATTTTGAAGTTTCGTCTCCCCCTGAGAAGATGCTTGCTCAGCAGAAGGACCAAGCTACTTAGTTTCAGGTTACAGAAATACATTCATTGAATGTTTCTTGCTCAGCTCTGCAAAATTTATAAGGTTTCAGAGGAAGTCTCTCCTGttatctctctttctgcatAGTTATTTAAGGTCACATTTGCATGCTATATTTGATTGGTTTCCTAAGTTTGCCCATAATTACCATCACATTTACATCAAAAGATCTACCAGAGATATACAGTTGTTCAGATCCACAGGAGGGTGATGTGGGTAATATGCCAACCAGAGGACAGTTCACATTGACCATGATGGCTGAATTGGGAGGAAAGCTGGCTCTCAGTGGGATTTTTCACAATGACTAAAAATTTCATCTTATGTCCAAACAGGTCTCTGTAGGTCATTCACAGGAAACTCAGATGAAAAATCCTTTCCCTTCTGTGCATCCGCCCAACCAGAGATCAGTACTGGGTGTGCCTGGGTGAGTGATTGGGCAGGACGGTGTCACCCTGGTGTAATGACCCCAGGCCACCTCATATATATTTCTCATAGTTTGCTCTTTACTTTGAATCCTTCTATAGACACAACTCTTCACTAcacttttttatgtttacacAACAAAAGTCGCTCAAcataaacaataacaaaaacagaactctCAAGGATTCAAtgctacacacactcacacgcacgcacacacacacacacacaaagtcaaacagacaacctgtgtgaaagtgaaagaagaATGTGGTGAACCTATTTGTAAAGACAGATAGATTTCCTCTAAGTTGCAAGTACACTATGCAGACacaaaatatgcacacacaaacacagaaaatgtgacGCATAAGGTGGTGGAAATGTAAAAGCACATCAAGTTCAACGTGCAGCTCATCTTCTGGCCTGCAAAGCACAAGAATTTGCAGTTAAGATGATCAAACAGCAACCAGCATCCATAATCTTAAGAGATCATTCTTTTAGATTTGTGGTTAAATTCACTTCAGTGTAATCTTGTGTTCCACTGTGATTCATGTCAGGTTTCAGTTAATGTGCAGCAGTATTGCTGACTTCAGATTCTGATCACTGGTTAATGACGACATCAGAAACTGAGTTTAGGAGGTACAGGGGTGAAACCAGAGAGAACACCCTCACCATTTTAACACCCAATTATCTCAGATAACATTGTGCTGATGCTGAAAAGGAAAGACATAGAGGGGGGCACCAATTCCTGGTAGAGCTGGCAGCAGGAAATAATTTGATCAGAGGAAGTTATGAGAGAAATATTTCTAACTCAATTAACTTGCTCATTTGAGGCCTCCACTGGGTCAGCCCGTTCTCAAACTCACAAGTCTGTGACctcaaaatctaatcagttaaTCTCCATGATATAATGATTATATCATGGAGATTAACTGATTAGATTAGATTGAgcagaaaagtaaaaagtacaaaactgaaaagaaaaaaaatagaaaaatccTCTTGATTCTCATACTCTCCAAATCCTACACTCTGCGGTGATGATCTCACTAATTTCTTTGTCAGTTTAGTCTTTTCTCACTTTGGTGTTTCTGgtaaaatgagagagaaatgcaTATAAAGATAGAGAAATGTTATGTGGTcggtttgttttttaacatcaactgttattcaattttttttcaattcaatttatttatttatatatcgcCAAATCATaccaaaagttatctcagggcacttttcacacagagcaggtctagaccgtactctttaatttacagagacccaacaattcccccttGAGCAAGCGCTTGGCAACAATGGCAAGGAAGAATATAAATATCTTGTGACAGACAGAACTAGTAATATCACTGTTAATGCattaatatgaaatattcataCTTTCTTGACATGGCAGTTCTGTGAAAAGTAGCTGTCTGGAGACCTCAGTGATTGTGCACGAGAGAggaagttgattttttttttatcactaaGCAGTTTCTCTGGTCACTTTAAGTATATGCCAGGTTTGATAATGagttgtgtgtgacagagaagtGCTCTGACTAATAGCTAAAAACTTTATGTAAAAACTATATGACAAAATAGGAGATTCAAAATCTCTTTCTCAGACAGGAACAAACCCACAACTGAGATACCAGCATACTGGTCAGAAGCATCTAAAAATGCAACTGCAACCACATGAAATCATGATATCACACAGCTAAATgcagacaaacagcagacatgcatactgacacacacacacagtctgtgcaACAGTAAGAGATGTTTCCCATAAACTGGTTACTGCTGACTAATCTTAATTTCATATATGAACTATCATTAGGTTTTAATGCTGCCCCCTTTCCTGGGTCTCTCTTGAAAATGAGATTAACAAGACTTTTAACCTGTCAAAtaaagggaaaagaaaatgacaaatccaCTTTCTTGCATTTCTTATGTTTTGGCTGGTTTTGAccaataatttttttaaaaaagtttaaaatgtttttctgttgtaatATTTGCTCACCATCCATGTTGCTAATACTTGACTGTCACAACTTTTAAAATTCAGAACTAACAAAAGCCTATAAGACATGCATGTTGACTTAAAGCTTTGAATCTTATGGTATCTGTTGCATGTGTCTTGTTAGCACATGCACCGGATAATGTGGTGTTCATCTCTGAATTGAAATCTTGATTAATCTGATAGCACACATTTGTGAGAAGTACATTGTGTTATCTTCAGTATGACACAAGCCTCATCCGGTGAATAAACATGAACTTGAACATGACCCAAAATAAATCATGCTGAAGTTTATTGGCACAGATTGTGAAGTCTTCATCATGTCTGCAATGATAATGAGCAGGGATGATTTCCCCTACAACAGTCTTCGAAATACCAGTGTTGCTCAACACAAGGTGGACAACCAGATAAGGAAAAGTGGACATTCCATACAACTGAAAATGCTTATGCTGCCACCACTAAGAGTCCCAAACCACTTCTTCTAATTTTTTGCCCACTCATATGAAAACTGCACCAACTTTGTGCTTTTTGATGAAGACAATGGAATCTCTAGAAAGAATACCATGACTCCTGTCACTTACTCACAGCCAAAAGCAAAGACAAGTAGATGTCACCTGTCTTCACTCTTGTGAGTCTTATTTACGCATGTCTGACAGAGAGGGAATCCACAGCGTCAGCAGACTCAAACCACAACCTAATACCATTTCCATCTGAGTGGCACTATTTCCTCTGTTATTCTGAATGCATGGAATAATAATGTGGTTGACAGCCTTTACTGCAATTTCAGTCTCTAAATTAATAATTCTGTACTTAGTATCAATTTTAAGTTCTAGTTTAGTGGGTAAAGTCTGTGTGTCTAGTGTAGGACAGATATTCCCTCTGTATAGTCAGTAATAATACTACTACAAAAACCttattcacacatacatacatacatatgtatatatatatatatatattcacatgctgccagaacagcttcaatgcacctTGGCACTGATTCTAGAGTCTCTGAACTCAAAAAGATCTCTGAAAGAGTCTCTGAtcccaaaagatattccctcatttggtgttttgatgatggtggtcgAGAGTGGTCCTAAATCTCACAAGTATTCAATTGGGTTAAGATCTGGTGGTGGTCAGTGGAGGCCATAGCATGTGATAGAAAAGTTTCATCATAGGATTAGATTATATtacgattatttttatttcaaacatgttaaaataacataGGATGAAGTAAAGAACTTTTCTAGTCCTACTCcctttttttatactttatcgatgaaatcaaaaccaaaaaacattcaaaacaacgcaagagaataaatataacttgcatagaaacaataacaacaaacaaaaacaacacaagtcaaaaagacACTCTGTACCAAATCATATTATTCCAGTCCACCTCTTTGTTCATCCACTCTATATCTGTTCAGGATCTgttcactcagaacaactttgtattgatttgcagtgagtcttccctctaaggggacaagtggacccaaaccatgccagcaaaatgccccctgcagcataacagagccaccagatacCCTCACTGTaagggtcaagcattcagacctgtgctggtttttcctttaatttgtcacctgtctgtgtatatatataaataaatctatacctgtgtgtgtgtgtgtgtatatatgatagacataaagcagaattattggattgcattagggTGCACAGGTATACCTAATTAAGTGGTCagtgagtatatatatatatatatatatatatatatatatatatatatgtatatatatacacacacacatatagtatacacatatatatatactcaccGACCACTTAATTAGGTATACCTGTGCAccctaatgcaatccaataacTCTGCTTTATGTCTATTATTGAGGTTGGTGATGGTGTACTGGGGTACGTTATAATGAAtgatgttcctaatattttgtccactccattaacatacatgaagggggcaaaatattaggaacacttttcaatataatgcaacCCAGCACACtacccactacaacctcaataatgaACAAAGTAGAAGTATCACCTCTCTGagaatgtcaacaaaaactgaaaatttataagcttcataaatgtagaatttattgcagatatattatacaaatatattggtatattatattatattatattatattatattatattatattatattatattatattatattatattatattatattatattatattatataaaatagtGCTGacccaaactttttttttccttgagaGCTCAATATCTTGCAATCTATTAATAGTACCAGCTCATCTCATGGGAGGATTAGTCCATGTGTGATGTATGattctcaagaaaaaaaatcccccgCATGTATGAAGCATGTTTAACCGTTTCTCTTCCAGTCAGTCTCCTCCCTCAGGTGTCTGTCACAATTTGGCTATATATTAAGACACGAGATGGTCCAGAAATATGCACTTGTCTCTTCTGAACTCTTCAGCAAGATACCAACAAGAAGAATTCTCCTCTCAGAGGTCTCATCTACGTCCACTGAGTCCATTGAACCAGCAGCATCTTCTACTCCTGAGGACCgactcttcctttctctccagCCAGAAGACTTCAGCAGCTTGTCCACCAGCATGACTCCTCGATCTCTCCTCATGTCCGTCCTGGTTCTCTTGTCGTTCTTCAGCAATGCTTGGTCCACTCCAACTTGCAACAACCAGTGCTGTCGTTTTGTGGAGAGCTTCCCTGTCAAGCTCAGGAAGCTGCGAGAGGACTATTCCCAGATCAGAGACTTTTATGTAAGTATGCAAAAGCGCAGCATATGCTCTGCAAATCGCTCATGCAGATACCCTGATAGTGCGTGCAGCATGATTTAGATAAATGTCCCGCCAGTCACCAGATGATGATGCTGCACTTTCTCACCTCTGCCTGTCTGCGCCTGTGTTGGTGTTGACACTATCTCACACAGCACATCGAGCTCAAACTTTTTTATGTCTACAGGAGGCAAATGATGACCTGGACGAAGCGCTGCTAGACCAGTCAGTCGAGGACTCTTTTAAAGTAAGTTCCCCTTCTACTCTAAGTTCCTTTTTTATGGTTGAATCTGACTGAAAATGCAATGCGTAGAAGCACAGacagctcagcagcagcaggagagcatCGTGCACACCAGTAAAGAGTTAAACGACATCATGTAACCAGGCTGGtgttttcttccctccctcagAGCCCGTTTGCCTGCCACACCATGAACAGCATACTGGAGTTTTACCTGAGCACGGTTCTGCCGACAGCCGTGGCCGGAGTGACGGAGGACACAAAGAACCTAAAGCCCCACATGGAGTCCATACAGCAGATCTTCGACCAGCTCAAGGCTGATGTCACCAAATGTGTGAGTATCTGGCGCACGTGTTGCTCCTACAGTAGGATAAAGATGTAAATACGCGCTATTTACGCGCCGCTGTAGGCTCCGATGTAGTCGTACAGCAGCCAGTGCGGCACATATTAGTGACTGGATGATTATTGATGTTCTTGTGCAAAATCGCTGTGATATTTTGTGAAGACCAGAATTAAAATGGATCCTCAAGTTTTAAGTAGATTTTCAAGTAaatattgtactgtactgtactggtTACATTTGGACGCGTAGACTATTAGTTATAATAGTTTCTAATAAAATACGTGTGTAAGTCCGTTTCTGTTTTCATACGTTCATCAACCAAGATGTCATGCTTTTCGGGAATAAGTGCGATTAGCCGTCACTCGGATAAAACTCTGTCTCCCTCAGCCAAACCACCGAAACCACCTTCCTGGTTTTGGGCCAAATcctaaaatatcaaaaaaattcCCACACTTGACATGCGGCAAATGGTTGAATATGACAGGAAAGGGTTAGAGTTCAGAGGAGGCTCACAGGACAGACTATAATGTTGCATTAGTCAGTGATTCCTAGCATGCATAGCCGTGCACCATCCAGTTGAAGGGAAGGGGTGCAGGGAAGGGGTGCAGCCGCTACTTATGAGTTTCTTGCCCTGCGCTCTGCCTCTTAGGCTGCATAGAAATCCTTGCTCCATTGCTGGACTGGCAGACCCACATCCCAACCAAAACTTTTGCTAGTTAATAATAACCATCTTATTAATGGGGTTGGGGAACGGGCAGTGTAGGGATTGAATTCAGAGCATGACAGTCTACTGAAAGTTGGTAACTCCTGTGTTAACATCTCTCTATTGTTCCGCTTACAGAGACGTTATTTCGACTGCAAGCATCAATTTGACATCAAAAACATTAACTCTACATACACTCAGGTGAGTGTCAAGATCTCAGttttgatgataaaaaatatacaatgtatgtacatatatatgcaTGCTTTATATTATGATGCTTTCATTAAACTGAATTATGTGTTTGTCCACAGATGGAGAATAAAGGTCTTTATAAGGCTATGGGCGAACTGGGTCTGCTGTTTAACTACATTGAGACATATCTGGCTTCTAAACGGAGCACAAGCCATGGGGCCTCTGCTTGAAGACCTGATGACCCTAATCAAAACACAATCTTGTTCATCTCAGGAAAGAAAAGATAGTCATACACTCTTGCACTCATTTGCATTCAACACATTGTTTACAGTGGTATGACTGTTGCTTGATGATGGTTTACTTTCATAAACTGATGCTTAACGGATGTCTTTATAGTTTTGAGACTAGATAGACAAGATACTCCTTTGTCCTGAGGACAAGTTTCTGTTTGGAATCATATTGAGTCCTACCCATATGAAGTCACAACCAAAAGTGCCAaagttgtgttatttattttaattatgtattttggtatttattttatgtttcgTATTGTTTCAGATGAATAAATGACTTGATGATATTCATGGCCTCTTTTGATTTTATTGCACAAGATGATACAGTCGTTTTCATGTGCCATTTATTAGGAATGGTAAACTGCTGAGTACATCACATCCTGCATTACTGCACTCTATATGTATGTGGGGAACCACTAGAGTGTAAACTCAACAGGCTGATGCACTAACCTCAAACGTGACCCATATACATCACTTACCAGCAGCAGCCCTGCTGTATCTTAACTTACCGTAACTGTAACTAGCCAGCCTCACCCTCATGGCATATGCACACTTGCAcaagcactcacacacacatgcatgtgacAGCAATCTCACTTGTCACACATGCAACCACATATAAAACAGAACTAACACACAGGTTAAAATAGAGCAGcccttttattaaaaaatgcaaTGTCACCTTCTTTTTAGTAATGCCTGCAACAGAGCCAGGGGTTGTAACTGCATGCTTTTTTAGTGGTTTAACTAATCAGCTCCACCACAATACATTGATATCTGAACATTGGAAGAATCTGATGAACAAAAATGGTACAGAAATGTATCCTGTAATAACCTTTGACTGTATGTATGTGCGTTATTCGGACAGCGGAGTCACTGTCTCAGTGTTCCCGACTTGACTAATTCCTGACTTGACTCAAGCCTCTGCACTGAAACTACTCTAAGACATTTCATCAGTCGCTCGCTTAGTCAACATGGGACGATCTGAATAGTATCATTCCAGCAATGACAGTACCTTATGCAAAGATACCATTCATAACATTTGTCTGGTAAGgcatgtatattttaatttggtttatttta
It encodes:
- the il10 gene encoding interleukin-10 is translated as MVQKYALVSSELFSKIPTRRILLSEVSSTSTESIEPAASSTPEDRLFLSLQPEDFSSLSTSMTPRSLLMSVLVLLSFFSNAWSTPTCNNQCCRFVESFPVKLRKLREDYSQIRDFYEANDDLDEALLDQSVEDSFKSPFACHTMNSILEFYLSTVLPTAVAGVTEDTKNLKPHMESIQQIFDQLKADVTKCRRYFDCKHQFDIKNINSTYTQMENKGLYKAMGELGLLFNYIETYLASKRSTSHGASA